One Brevibacillus choshinensis genomic window carries:
- a CDS encoding 1-phosphofructokinase family hexose kinase, translating to MLATVTLNAAIDKTYRLPRLSPGQLHRTKEHLSLPGGKGINVARVARALGTDVIATGFVAGHNGRFIAEGCAKAGIAPAFVETEGESRCCLTFLDEETGEVTEVLEQGPVISDRAFAHLQGKLSHLARQATFVSFSGSMPAGVPVDGYHTLIDLVRQSGALPVLDASGTALVHGLKAKPYLVKPNRDEAQVLLGYELNCEGAVIQALHDIHSLGAKSVLLSMGEQGAWFSTGDTRWHFPAVQVEKAVNPVGCGDALLAGIIAGKLKGLDWEAAVQMGMASAAANVISIGAGMVDPDVVEELLRLPVQPKQIGSG from the coding sequence ATGCTGGCGACGGTAACCCTGAATGCAGCGATCGACAAGACATACAGACTGCCGCGGCTATCCCCAGGCCAGCTGCACCGTACAAAAGAGCATCTGAGCCTGCCGGGCGGAAAAGGGATCAATGTAGCCCGGGTTGCGAGAGCGCTGGGAACCGATGTGATTGCGACAGGCTTCGTTGCGGGCCACAACGGAAGGTTTATTGCGGAAGGCTGCGCCAAGGCGGGGATCGCTCCCGCCTTTGTGGAAACGGAAGGCGAGTCACGATGCTGCCTCACCTTTTTGGACGAAGAGACCGGTGAGGTGACGGAAGTTTTGGAGCAAGGGCCAGTTATTTCGGATCGGGCTTTCGCGCATTTACAAGGCAAGCTGAGTCATCTGGCCAGACAGGCGACTTTCGTCAGCTTCTCCGGCAGCATGCCTGCGGGGGTGCCCGTGGATGGATATCATACTTTGATTGATCTGGTCCGTCAGTCAGGCGCGCTGCCGGTGCTGGACGCGAGCGGAACGGCACTCGTTCATGGATTGAAGGCAAAGCCCTACCTGGTGAAGCCAAACCGAGATGAAGCACAGGTCCTGCTCGGCTATGAGCTGAATTGCGAGGGGGCTGTCATCCAGGCTCTGCATGACATTCATTCGCTCGGGGCGAAGAGCGTTCTTTTATCCATGGGGGAGCAAGGAGCGTGGTTCTCTACGGGCGATACGCGCTGGCATTTTCCTGCGGTCCAGGTGGAGAAGGCTGTGAATCCGGTTGGGTGCGGTGATGCTTTGCTGGCAGGAATCATCGCGGGCAAGCTGAAAGGCCTGGATTGGGAGGCAGCCGTCCAGATGGGGATGGCGAGCGCCGCGGCAAATGTGATCTCGATAGGAGCGGGCATGGTAGACCCCGATGTCGTCGAAGAATTGCTGCGGCTCCCGGTGCAGCCAAAACAGATAGGTTCAGGGTGA
- a CDS encoding bifunctional phosphoglucose/phosphomannose isomerase: MRVNLDDVAAVEALDTIKALRDTDEYDKQFSEGWELSGRFDVSSITGGIDRIVVLGTGGGSAASVNLLKSYLFDELRVPLQLNQGYTIPAYVDEKTLVIVVSHSGNTEEVVSGYEQSIAAGAQIAVITAGGQVLDLARRHHHPHLVVPGGMMPRIALGYIFLPMLAILTQLGLVADKSAEVAETISLFSQLRQQYGLQSPLSLNPAKQLAQEMDGLTPVIYGTLPFFDAPAWRWKNQLGENGKVMAFWNAIPSLHHDEAVGWDAPAAMLKGYHFTLIRDGEDSEKTTKRVEISAEILRERAGGVQVVRSQGVTRLARLFSIVYLADYVTLYTALIRGVDPTPVDVINLFKSKMGQPLVQVQVR, encoded by the coding sequence ATGCGGGTCAATCTGGATGATGTAGCAGCTGTCGAGGCGCTGGATACGATCAAAGCGCTGCGGGATACGGATGAATACGACAAACAATTTTCAGAAGGATGGGAATTATCAGGACGGTTTGATGTATCCTCCATCACTGGCGGTATCGATCGCATCGTCGTGCTGGGGACGGGCGGGGGCTCGGCTGCCAGCGTCAATCTTCTCAAATCGTATTTGTTTGACGAGCTGAGGGTGCCGCTGCAGCTCAACCAGGGGTACACGATTCCGGCCTACGTCGATGAAAAGACATTGGTGATCGTCGTCAGCCACTCGGGGAATACGGAGGAAGTGGTCAGCGGCTATGAGCAATCGATCGCCGCAGGAGCGCAGATTGCCGTCATCACTGCGGGTGGGCAAGTGCTGGATTTGGCGCGTCGCCACCATCATCCGCACCTCGTCGTACCAGGTGGGATGATGCCCCGGATTGCGCTCGGCTACATCTTCCTGCCGATGCTGGCGATTTTGACTCAGCTCGGGCTGGTGGCAGACAAGTCGGCAGAGGTGGCGGAGACCATTTCTCTCTTTTCCCAGCTTCGCCAGCAGTACGGCCTGCAGTCTCCGCTGTCGTTGAACCCCGCCAAGCAGCTCGCTCAGGAAATGGATGGTTTGACCCCGGTTATTTACGGCACGCTTCCATTTTTCGATGCCCCTGCTTGGCGCTGGAAAAATCAGCTGGGTGAAAACGGCAAGGTCATGGCTTTTTGGAATGCCATTCCCAGCCTGCATCACGATGAGGCTGTGGGGTGGGATGCCCCTGCCGCGATGCTCAAAGGCTACCACTTTACCTTGATCCGCGATGGGGAAGACAGCGAAAAGACGACCAAGCGAGTCGAGATCAGCGCTGAGATTCTCCGTGAGCGTGCAGGCGGCGTACAGGTGGTTCGCTCCCAGGGAGTTACGCGACTGGCACGCCTCTTTTCCATTGTGTACTTGGCAGACTATGTCACGCTGTATACCGCTTTGATCCGCGGGGTCGATCCTACCCCGGTTGATGTCATCAACCTGTTCAAGAGCAAGATGGGACAGCCGCTCGTACAGGTGCAGGTGCGCTAG
- the fba gene encoding class II fructose-1,6-bisphosphate aldolase, with product MSLVSSTEMLRRARAEGYCVGAFNVHTLEMLQAVVEAAQEAKSPLILQTTVGTVKHLGPEYVAAIARVAASSVQVPIALHLDHCHDYELIERCIQAGYTSVMIDASMHPFSQNVELTKRVVELAHRTGVNVEAELGKVGGVEDELVVEEEDAVLADPQECEAFAALTGVDTLAPAIGTAHGMYKGEPKIAFSRLEQIAGRVGVPLVLHGGSGIPEEQVKRAVSLGMAKMNVATELRIAFSNAIKEVFGENPEENDPRTYMKRAKQAVKSIAHAKMAMCGCIGKAAGQ from the coding sequence ATGTCATTGGTGTCATCGACAGAAATGCTGAGGCGGGCACGAGCAGAAGGCTACTGCGTCGGTGCGTTTAACGTGCACACGCTGGAAATGCTGCAGGCGGTGGTGGAAGCGGCGCAGGAGGCAAAGTCGCCGCTCATTCTCCAGACGACGGTGGGGACGGTCAAGCACCTCGGGCCGGAATACGTAGCGGCGATCGCACGGGTCGCAGCCTCGTCGGTACAGGTTCCCATCGCGCTTCATTTGGATCATTGCCATGACTATGAGCTGATTGAGCGATGCATCCAGGCAGGCTATACCTCTGTGATGATTGACGCCTCGATGCACCCGTTTTCGCAAAACGTGGAGCTGACGAAGAGAGTGGTCGAGCTGGCTCATCGTACGGGAGTCAACGTAGAGGCGGAGCTGGGGAAAGTGGGTGGCGTCGAGGACGAGCTCGTGGTCGAGGAAGAAGATGCCGTGCTGGCGGACCCCCAGGAGTGCGAAGCGTTTGCTGCCTTGACGGGTGTGGATACACTGGCACCTGCCATCGGTACTGCGCACGGCATGTACAAAGGGGAGCCGAAAATCGCCTTCTCCCGGCTGGAGCAGATCGCAGGTCGAGTCGGGGTGCCGCTGGTCCTCCACGGAGGCTCTGGCATTCCGGAAGAACAGGTCAAACGTGCCGTATCGCTCGGGATGGCGAAAATGAACGTGGCAACCGAGCTGCGGATCGCCTTTTCCAATGCGATCAAAGAGGTGTTCGGTGAGAATCCCGAGGAGAATGATCCGCGGACGTACATGAAGCGGGCCAAGCAAGCCGTCAAGAGTATTGCCCATGCCAAAATGGCGATGTGCGGATGCATCGGGAAAGCAGCAGGACAGTAA